The proteins below are encoded in one region of Akkermansiaceae bacterium:
- the thiC gene encoding phosphomethylpyrimidine synthase ThiC produces the protein MIEDITPENSHQRSDYTGNFIEDIDNSEELEAIAKDPTIFPNSTRVYVQGEIHESVKVPMREIRLSDTEHQNGRVEKNAPIRVYDCSGPWGDPDFDGDVTQGLPALRRQWILDRGDVEEYDGRAVTAADNGYLSKAHAEKYNETKESKNKLKEYPGLKRKPLKAKSHPVTQKWYADQGIITPEMEFIAIRENMGRLQEFKTICDQYPDLEKAPNEVLSRLDQICSSPENYEMPRPSEIDPFKQVSRNAMNHQHPGQPFGAKIPKTITPEFVRSEVARGRAIIPANINHPENEPMIIGRNFLVKINANIGNSAVASTIDEEVEKMRWSTKWGADTVMDLSTGKNIHATREWILRNSPVPIGTVPIYQALEKVNGKIEDLTWELFRDTLIEQAEQGVDYFTIHAAVLKDFVPHTARRMTGIVSRGGSIMAKWALHHNAENFLYTHWDDICDICAAYDVSFSIGDGLRPGSIADANDYAQLAELEVQGELTTRAWAKGCQVMNEGPGHVPLHLIQENMQKQLEWCHEAPFYTLGPLTTDIAPGYDHITSAIGAANIGWYGCAMLCYVTPKEHLGLPNRDDVREGVITYKIAAHAADLAKGHPAAQERDNAISKARFEFRWRDQFALGLDPARAIDFHDETLPAEGAKTAHFCSMCGPTFCSMKITADVRKYAAENGYTDPSDPSDQTDLNLITAS, from the coding sequence ATGATCGAAGACATCACACCCGAAAACTCCCACCAGCGCTCCGACTACACCGGCAACTTCATCGAGGACATCGATAACTCCGAGGAACTCGAAGCCATCGCCAAAGACCCGACCATTTTCCCCAACTCGACCCGCGTATATGTGCAGGGAGAAATCCACGAGTCTGTCAAAGTCCCAATGCGAGAGATCAGGCTGTCGGACACAGAACACCAGAACGGTCGGGTAGAAAAGAACGCCCCCATCCGTGTGTACGATTGTTCCGGTCCGTGGGGCGACCCTGACTTTGATGGTGATGTCACCCAAGGCCTCCCTGCCCTGCGCCGACAGTGGATCCTCGACCGCGGTGATGTGGAGGAATATGACGGCCGTGCAGTCACAGCAGCCGACAACGGCTACCTCTCAAAAGCTCATGCGGAAAAATACAACGAGACCAAAGAGTCCAAGAACAAGCTCAAGGAATACCCCGGACTGAAGCGCAAGCCACTGAAAGCCAAGTCACATCCCGTCACCCAGAAATGGTATGCCGACCAAGGCATCATCACCCCCGAGATGGAGTTCATCGCCATCCGCGAGAACATGGGACGCTTGCAGGAATTTAAAACCATCTGTGACCAGTATCCCGATCTGGAAAAGGCACCCAACGAAGTGCTCTCACGTCTCGATCAGATCTGCAGCTCACCTGAGAACTATGAAATGCCACGACCCTCAGAGATCGACCCTTTCAAACAGGTCTCACGTAACGCGATGAATCACCAGCATCCGGGTCAACCATTTGGAGCCAAGATCCCGAAGACAATCACACCCGAGTTCGTGCGCTCCGAGGTCGCACGGGGCCGCGCCATCATCCCCGCCAATATCAACCACCCGGAAAACGAGCCTATGATCATCGGCCGCAACTTCCTGGTGAAAATCAACGCCAACATCGGCAACTCCGCGGTCGCGTCCACCATCGATGAAGAGGTGGAGAAAATGCGCTGGTCCACGAAATGGGGCGCCGACACCGTCATGGACTTGAGCACGGGCAAAAACATCCACGCCACCCGCGAGTGGATCCTGCGCAACTCCCCCGTCCCCATCGGCACCGTGCCGATCTATCAGGCGCTGGAAAAGGTCAACGGCAAGATCGAGGACCTCACTTGGGAGCTGTTCCGCGACACCCTCATTGAGCAAGCCGAGCAAGGAGTCGACTACTTCACCATCCACGCCGCCGTGCTCAAGGACTTTGTGCCTCACACCGCCCGCCGGATGACCGGAATCGTCTCACGCGGTGGCTCGATCATGGCGAAGTGGGCACTGCACCATAACGCGGAAAATTTCCTCTACACCCACTGGGACGACATCTGCGACATCTGCGCCGCCTACGATGTTTCCTTTAGCATTGGCGATGGGCTCCGCCCCGGCTCCATCGCCGACGCCAACGACTACGCCCAGCTCGCCGAGCTTGAGGTGCAGGGAGAACTCACCACCCGCGCCTGGGCGAAGGGTTGCCAGGTCATGAACGAGGGCCCCGGCCACGTTCCGCTCCACCTCATCCAGGAAAATATGCAGAAACAACTGGAGTGGTGCCACGAGGCGCCGTTCTACACCCTCGGGCCGCTGACAACCGACATCGCCCCCGGATACGACCACATCACGTCGGCCATCGGCGCTGCCAACATTGGTTGGTATGGTTGTGCCATGCTCTGCTACGTCACACCGAAAGAGCACCTCGGCCTGCCTAACAGGGACGACGTGCGCGAGGGGGTGATCACCTACAAGATCGCCGCCCACGCCGCCGACCTCGCCAAAGGCCACCCCGCCGCCCAGGAGCGCGACAACGCCATTTCCAAGGCCCGCTTCGAGTTCCGCTGGCGCGACCAGTTCGCCCTCGGACTCGATCCCGCACGCGCCATCGACTTCCACGATGAGACCCTGCCCGCCGAAGGCGCCAAAACCGCCCACTTCTGCTCCATGTGCGGACCTACATTCTGCTCGATGAAAATCACCGCAGATGTGCGTAAGTATGCCGCTGAAAACGGCTACACAGATCCGTCGGATCCGTCGGATCAGACCGATCTGAACCTAATCACCGCGTCATGA
- a CDS encoding cobalamin B12-binding domain-containing protein — translation MSGHFLIINPNTLTTPYPVFPLGLAVVEQTLMNAGYKTRVWDIQISDTTLRDTIAAFRPDYIGISLRNIDNVNSRSPLGYIDNLRELVEDIRKSTAVPVILGGSGFSLFPEEIMSLTRADFGVVGEADVALPALLKVIDQQGDFASVPGVYFRTNDKLHSSPMQPIEPQRIELANYDPCLSHYYGKESTILSVQTQRGCAFRCCYCTYPLIEGREPRSRDMDDVCDDIERALAAGAPYVFMVDSVLNSTSRHLLDLCNKIIRRGLKFPWGGFLRPQFITDELASAAKEAGMKHAELGSDSFSNTMLKSYQKPFTFEQILESQQALDRQKITSCHFIILGGPKETPGTLDETFRNADLLGDSLILPSTGMRIYPRTDLARVAIEEGVITEDQPLIKPTFYLSPKITQEHIDARMKERFDNTDNWIDFQDEELFTTVRETFHKRKIAGPLWEYMSVFKRMAR, via the coding sequence ATGTCCGGTCATTTTTTAATTATCAACCCGAACACGCTCACCACCCCCTACCCGGTTTTCCCCTTAGGTCTCGCCGTGGTCGAGCAGACCCTGATGAATGCCGGATACAAAACCAGGGTTTGGGATATTCAGATTTCCGACACCACCCTCAGGGATACCATTGCTGCATTCAGGCCGGACTACATCGGCATCTCGCTTCGCAATATCGATAATGTCAATTCAAGGTCACCGCTGGGATACATCGACAACCTACGTGAACTGGTCGAAGACATCCGGAAATCGACTGCTGTGCCGGTCATTCTCGGAGGTAGCGGCTTTTCCCTTTTCCCCGAGGAAATCATGTCGCTCACCCGCGCCGACTTCGGCGTCGTTGGTGAGGCCGATGTTGCATTACCCGCTTTGTTAAAAGTGATCGACCAGCAGGGCGACTTCGCATCGGTGCCCGGGGTCTATTTTCGGACCAACGACAAGTTGCACAGCTCCCCCATGCAGCCGATCGAGCCGCAGCGCATCGAACTCGCCAACTACGACCCCTGCCTGTCCCATTATTATGGCAAGGAGAGCACGATCCTGTCGGTGCAGACCCAGCGTGGTTGTGCCTTCCGCTGTTGTTATTGCACCTACCCCTTGATCGAAGGAAGAGAGCCCCGCAGTCGCGATATGGATGATGTCTGTGACGATATTGAACGCGCACTGGCGGCCGGGGCGCCGTATGTGTTTATGGTCGACTCCGTGCTGAACTCAACCAGTCGGCACCTTCTCGACTTGTGCAACAAGATCATCCGCCGTGGACTCAAATTCCCGTGGGGTGGTTTTCTCCGACCCCAGTTTATCACCGATGAACTGGCCAGCGCGGCGAAAGAGGCCGGGATGAAACATGCCGAACTTGGCTCGGACAGCTTTTCCAATACCATGCTGAAGTCATATCAGAAGCCGTTCACTTTCGAACAGATCCTCGAAAGCCAGCAGGCACTTGACAGACAGAAAATTACCAGTTGCCACTTCATCATCCTCGGGGGCCCCAAGGAAACGCCCGGGACGCTGGACGAGACATTTCGCAATGCGGATTTGTTAGGAGACAGCCTGATCCTGCCATCCACCGGTATGCGCATCTACCCGAGGACCGATCTGGCGAGGGTCGCGATCGAGGAGGGGGTCATCACTGAAGACCAGCCGCTGATCAAGCCAACCTTCTATTTATCCCCGAAAATCACCCAGGAACATATCGACGCGAGGATGAAGGAGCGTTTCGACAACACCGACAATTGGATCGATTTTCAGGACGAGGAACTTTTCACCACCGTCCGCGAAACCTTCCACAAACGCAAAATCGCCGGTCCGCTATGGGAATACATGAGTGTTTTCAAGCGGATGGCCCGCTAA
- a CDS encoding glycoside hydrolase family 16 protein has product MPVTMSVFPSPAYLVLSACLACSMPLVRAEPPSSPVAKPWKLIWQDDFDQASLNKKNWSRCKRGRSDWNNTMSDDPRLLKIENGILQLRGIVNDKADDPAPFITAGVTSKGKFSFNYGKVQIRARFKSAQGAWPALWMLGVKGQWPQNGEIDLMEHLNFDHKIYQTVHSEYTTKLDKTNTPKKGGTAPIKRDDWNTYGAEWDADKIVFTVNGKATHTYPRVPSKGPEQYPFKQPFYFLLSMQIGGKWVGQADPAQYPAWMEIDWVRVYQK; this is encoded by the coding sequence ATGCCCGTCACGATGTCCGTTTTTCCTTCTCCAGCTTATCTCGTTCTTTCCGCCTGCTTGGCGTGCTCTATGCCGTTGGTTAGGGCGGAACCTCCATCATCACCTGTCGCAAAGCCGTGGAAGCTGATCTGGCAGGACGATTTTGACCAGGCGTCACTGAATAAAAAAAACTGGTCGCGGTGCAAGCGTGGTCGATCGGACTGGAATAATACGATGTCGGACGACCCCCGGTTATTGAAAATCGAAAATGGCATTCTGCAGCTACGAGGTATCGTCAATGACAAGGCGGATGACCCCGCCCCATTCATCACAGCTGGAGTGACAAGCAAAGGGAAGTTCTCCTTCAACTATGGTAAAGTGCAGATCAGGGCCCGGTTTAAAAGTGCGCAAGGTGCCTGGCCTGCGCTTTGGATGTTGGGGGTTAAGGGACAGTGGCCGCAAAATGGTGAAATCGATCTGATGGAACACTTGAATTTTGACCATAAAATCTATCAGACGGTGCACTCCGAATACACCACCAAGCTGGATAAAACCAATACACCGAAAAAAGGAGGCACAGCGCCGATTAAGCGAGACGACTGGAACACGTATGGAGCCGAGTGGGATGCCGACAAAATTGTATTCACCGTGAATGGGAAGGCGACCCATACTTACCCGCGTGTGCCGTCCAAAGGGCCGGAGCAGTATCCTTTCAAGCAGCCCTTTTACTTTCTGTTATCAATGCAGATCGGAGGAAAATGGGTGGGCCAGGCGGATCCGGCTCAATACCCGGCATGGATGGAAATCGACTGGGTGAGGGTGTATCAGAAATAA
- a CDS encoding SGNH/GDSL hydrolase family protein, with translation MQKLLPRACSCFLAMVTPSVAAEQIVTLGDSLTFAYEAEFGFEETIFGTTYGDGFGPEVRNWVEILHDPLFRNAYFDQGGSDEISLLASIFPPRTVDLYFRREYNWALPGLKIDQLRRFINNEAEGLDLLAENPAFAPLASALAFSDYDDSDFAVEDLQNQIENTAERLVLFIGGNDINQVYGTIYEGEGAGTFVTDFVDDAAYIIDWVQGLNPNIQIVLANVPHVGITPDVQATYPPDPVKTERVSAVLRDLNSRLKALALSRNIGYADIYTGTLPLLTPAPLCIHGIPFANAGSISGDLDYVWLNGPMSNNFHPNTNAQAVIANEFIHAFNRKYGTGIAPLTATEMLGGLLGKSSAEIDMPFATWMACFGLGGLTVADDTDGDGMPAGLEFALGLNPTLDDAGFVTQGAVDLDGTWQWQIAYPMRLPASARYTLVPAQSTTLGGFTPLEPLPVVGADGRARASIAVSGNSGFLRLESTVIP, from the coding sequence ATGCAAAAATTACTCCCACGCGCGTGTTCGTGTTTTTTGGCGATGGTTACCCCGTCGGTGGCGGCGGAGCAGATTGTCACCCTGGGGGATTCGTTGACCTTCGCTTACGAGGCGGAGTTTGGCTTTGAAGAAACCATCTTTGGCACCACCTATGGTGATGGCTTTGGCCCCGAGGTGAGGAATTGGGTCGAGATCTTGCATGATCCGCTTTTCCGAAACGCATACTTCGACCAGGGCGGGAGCGATGAGATTAGTCTGCTGGCGTCCATTTTCCCACCGCGCACGGTCGACCTTTATTTTCGGCGCGAGTATAACTGGGCGCTACCCGGATTGAAAATTGATCAACTCCGTCGATTTATCAACAACGAAGCCGAAGGCCTGGATCTACTTGCGGAAAATCCCGCGTTTGCGCCCCTCGCTTCAGCACTGGCTTTTTCGGATTATGATGATTCGGATTTTGCCGTGGAAGATCTTCAAAACCAGATTGAAAACACCGCAGAGAGACTGGTCCTTTTTATTGGAGGGAACGATATCAACCAAGTTTACGGAACGATTTATGAAGGCGAGGGAGCAGGGACTTTTGTCACTGATTTTGTCGATGATGCGGCATACATCATAGATTGGGTGCAAGGTTTGAACCCCAACATCCAGATCGTCCTGGCCAATGTGCCCCATGTGGGGATTACCCCGGACGTGCAGGCGACATATCCCCCGGATCCGGTCAAAACCGAGAGGGTAAGCGCTGTGTTGCGCGACTTGAACAGTCGGCTCAAGGCACTCGCGTTATCGCGGAACATCGGTTACGCGGATATTTACACAGGAACGTTACCGTTACTTACCCCCGCGCCGCTTTGTATCCACGGGATCCCGTTTGCCAATGCGGGCTCGATTAGCGGTGATCTCGATTATGTCTGGCTCAATGGCCCCATGAGTAACAATTTCCATCCTAACACGAATGCGCAGGCAGTGATCGCCAATGAGTTCATCCATGCCTTCAATAGAAAATACGGAACAGGTATCGCGCCTTTGACGGCGACAGAAATGTTAGGCGGCCTGCTTGGGAAATCGTCAGCGGAAATCGATATGCCATTCGCCACGTGGATGGCTTGTTTTGGCTTGGGTGGTTTGACTGTGGCTGATGATACCGATGGCGATGGAATGCCGGCAGGACTCGAGTTTGCCCTCGGCTTGAACCCGACTCTGGATGATGCCGGCTTTGTGACACAAGGAGCGGTCGATCTTGATGGAACCTGGCAGTGGCAGATTGCCTACCCGATGCGGCTGCCGGCATCGGCACGTTATACTCTGGTGCCAGCGCAGTCGACGACGCTCGGAGGATTCACTCCCCTTGAGCCGTTGCCAGTGGTGGGTGCGGATGGTCGCGCCCGTGCGAGTATCGCCGTGAGCGGGAACTCAGGGTTTCTCCGACTGGAAAGCACGGTGATACCGTAG
- a CDS encoding DUF3127 domain-containing protein encodes MYEATGKIKVIFDTQTFPSGFTKREFVLTVGDDNYPQDLKFEMIKDKCTWLDQFEVGQDATVNFDIRGNEFKGKYYVNLNCWKIQGGEGTNSGGNQAPAQSASNANTEIEPSPDDLINDDIPF; translated from the coding sequence ATGTACGAAGCAACCGGAAAAATTAAGGTCATTTTTGACACCCAGACATTCCCCAGCGGATTCACCAAACGTGAATTTGTGCTCACAGTCGGTGATGACAACTACCCTCAGGATCTCAAATTTGAAATGATCAAGGACAAGTGTACCTGGCTGGATCAATTCGAAGTAGGGCAAGACGCCACGGTCAATTTCGACATCCGCGGCAACGAGTTCAAGGGTAAGTACTACGTGAACCTGAACTGCTGGAAAATCCAAGGAGGTGAGGGCACAAACAGTGGCGGCAACCAGGCACCTGCGCAATCCGCCAGCAACGCCAACACCGAGATCGAGCCGTCACCGGATGATCTGATCAACGACGACATACCGTTTTAG